One window of Phycisphaerae bacterium genomic DNA carries:
- the ftsH gene encoding ATP-dependent zinc metalloprotease FtsH — MRMSRGLFSWIVIVGLGLMFFVMLSQSMNKVHKLSISEFWTHIENGDIAKVVVKENAITGEFRPDRIPANVTPETKLFECEYLGVVQKIEEIRKEVEAKSARSAKPVDFGSQASNNLFVNILLSIIPWLLLFAIIWFLLFRQLRQTGGGAGMLGNFGRSRHRILTKEHTSVTFADVAGVEEAKEEVLEIVEFLKNPKRFQRLGGRIPRGVLLVGEPGCGKTLLAKAIAGEAEVPFFSISGSDFVEMFVGVGASRVRDLFRQAKENSPCIVFLDEIDAVGRRRGMGYNGGGHDEREQTLNAILVEMDGFDSNDQVIVVAATNRADVLDPALIRPGRFDRQVYVPLPDVKGRIDILRVHAQKVKVQPPLEPKLSRIARGTPMFSGADLAAIINEAALLATLAGKDAVELEDLEEARDKVRWGRAKRSRVVDDKDRLLTAYHEAGHAVVQTVLKDADPVHKVSIIPRGPYGGATFALPEKDRSYYSRKWIEAQMRVACAGRLAEEILGQDVNSGAGGDIRQVTQLAREMVTEWGMSDRLGFVYYGDDPVGRQMRPDFGLTKEFSDQTARMIDEEVKRIVDAAYADTRRLIEAHRPQLEAVAQALLKYETLSGEEVRAVMAGESLNKPTVADLIAAEQGRRAETPVARPVQRPPDTEAGPLPSPA; from the coding sequence GTGCGCATGTCCCGCGGGCTGTTCAGTTGGATCGTCATCGTCGGCCTGGGGTTGATGTTCTTCGTCATGCTCAGTCAGAGCATGAACAAGGTGCACAAGCTCTCCATCAGCGAATTCTGGACGCACATCGAGAACGGCGATATCGCCAAGGTGGTCGTCAAGGAGAATGCGATCACCGGCGAATTCCGGCCTGACCGCATCCCGGCCAACGTGACCCCGGAGACGAAGCTCTTCGAGTGCGAGTACCTGGGCGTCGTTCAGAAGATCGAGGAGATCCGCAAGGAAGTTGAGGCGAAAAGCGCCCGGAGCGCCAAGCCGGTCGACTTCGGCAGCCAGGCCAGCAACAATCTCTTCGTCAACATCCTGCTCTCGATCATACCCTGGCTCCTGCTGTTCGCGATTATCTGGTTCCTGCTCTTCCGGCAGTTGCGCCAGACGGGCGGCGGCGCCGGCATGCTTGGCAATTTCGGCCGCAGCCGCCACCGTATCCTCACCAAGGAGCACACCAGCGTGACTTTCGCCGACGTCGCCGGCGTCGAGGAGGCCAAGGAGGAAGTGCTCGAGATCGTCGAGTTCCTGAAGAACCCGAAGCGGTTTCAGCGGCTGGGCGGGCGCATCCCGCGCGGCGTGCTGCTGGTGGGCGAGCCGGGGTGCGGCAAAACGCTGCTGGCCAAGGCGATTGCCGGCGAGGCCGAGGTGCCGTTCTTCTCGATCAGCGGCTCCGACTTCGTCGAGATGTTCGTCGGCGTGGGCGCGTCGCGCGTGCGCGACCTGTTCCGTCAGGCGAAGGAAAACTCGCCCTGCATCGTTTTCCTCGATGAGATCGATGCGGTCGGGCGGCGGCGGGGCATGGGCTACAATGGCGGCGGGCACGACGAGCGCGAGCAGACGCTGAATGCGATCCTCGTCGAGATGGACGGCTTTGACAGCAATGACCAGGTCATCGTCGTTGCGGCGACGAACCGGGCCGACGTGCTCGATCCGGCGCTGATCCGCCCGGGGCGTTTCGATCGCCAGGTGTATGTGCCGCTGCCCGACGTGAAGGGGCGCATCGACATCCTGCGCGTCCACGCGCAGAAGGTGAAGGTGCAGCCGCCGCTCGAGCCGAAGCTGTCGCGCATCGCGCGGGGCACGCCGATGTTCAGCGGGGCGGACCTGGCGGCCATCATCAATGAAGCCGCGCTGCTGGCGACGCTGGCCGGCAAGGACGCGGTCGAGCTCGAAGACCTCGAAGAGGCCCGCGACAAGGTGCGCTGGGGCCGGGCGAAGCGCAGCCGGGTCGTGGATGACAAGGACCGCCTGCTGACCGCGTATCACGAGGCCGGGCACGCGGTCGTGCAGACCGTTCTGAAGGACGCCGACCCGGTCCACAAGGTGAGCATCATTCCGCGCGGCCCGTACGGCGGGGCGACGTTTGCGCTGCCGGAGAAGGACCGCAGCTACTACAGCCGCAAGTGGATCGAGGCCCAGATGCGCGTCGCGTGCGCCGGGCGCCTGGCGGAAGAGATTCTCGGTCAAGACGTGAATTCCGGTGCCGGCGGCGACATCCGCCAGGTGACGCAGCTCGCGCGTGAGATGGTCACCGAGTGGGGCATGAGCGATCGACTGGGATTCGTCTACTACGGAGACGACCCGGTCGGCCGGCAGATGCGGCCGGACTTTGGCTTGACGAAGGAGTTTTCCGACCAGACCGCGCGGATGATTGACGAAGAGGTGAAGCGGATTGTCGACGCCGCCTATGCAGACACGCGCCGCCTGATCGAGGCACATCGCCCGCAGCTCGAGGCGGTCGCGCAGGCGCTGCTCAAATACGAAACGCTGAGTGGCGAGGAAGTCCGCGCCGTCATGGCCGGCGAGAGCCTCAACAAGCCGACGGTCGCGGACCTGATCGCGGCCGAGCAGGGCCGCCGCGCCGAGACGCCGGTGGCGCGCCCCGTGCAACGCCCGCCCGACACCGAAGCCGGCCCGCTGCCCAGCCCGGCTTAG